One window of the Lactococcus lactis genome contains the following:
- a CDS encoding LytTR family transcriptional regulator DNA-binding domain-containing protein, with translation MNRILIDADFYAVNRLERFVLENEKELGIKDEIDATMVFYNHQHVYKFLQIYLNEVKTCFIKIAQKEEFEILKKIQKLESKAFFLIYTDNPDLKDELLNFTTSPLWTQMTVASDSDTEVREMIKKVLLYCFTNELTIVEISGYPISIDSLLYIEADKTHRNYLRAITKDNECLVRGTISDVKKKIPNLLALGRGLLVDTNKIRRIEEDGLTLCFKQSLKKVKAPAVCKKELKELKKHSKRIK, from the coding sequence ATGAATAGAATTTTGATTGATGCGGACTTTTATGCAGTAAATCGCTTGGAGCGATTTGTTCTTGAAAATGAAAAAGAACTTGGGATAAAAGACGAGATCGATGCAACAATGGTATTCTATAATCATCAGCATGTCTATAAATTTCTTCAAATTTACCTTAATGAAGTTAAGACTTGTTTTATAAAAATTGCACAAAAAGAAGAGTTCGAAATACTGAAAAAAATACAGAAGTTAGAAAGTAAGGCATTTTTTCTTATCTATACTGATAATCCTGACTTAAAAGATGAATTATTGAACTTTACTACCTCTCCGTTATGGACTCAAATGACTGTGGCCAGTGACTCTGATACTGAAGTTAGAGAAATGATTAAGAAAGTGTTGCTCTACTGTTTTACAAATGAGCTAACTATTGTCGAAATCAGTGGTTATCCAATTTCGATAGATTCTCTTTTATATATTGAAGCGGACAAAACACATCGAAATTATCTTAGAGCCATCACAAAAGATAATGAATGTTTAGTTCGTGGTACGATTTCTGATGTAAAAAAGAAAATTCCCAATTTACTTGCACTTGGACGCGGTTTACTTGTTGATACAAATAAAATTCGTCGAATTGAAGAAGACGGATTGACGCTATGTTTCAAACAAAGCTTGAAAAAAGTCAAAGCACCGGCGGTTTGCAAAAAAGAGTTAAAAGAACTCAAAAAACATTCAAAACGAATAAAATAA
- a CDS encoding Dps family protein, with translation MSNEHTQEVLNQTVADLSKASALVHQIHWYLRGPGFLYLHPKMDELKDQLDEHLDEFAERLITIGGSPVSTLAEFDKNSKIEMTPAVWGKSNSERVKELIVAYKYLTQLFKDGIKIAGDDGDDVTVDLYTTALGDIEKTLWMIEAEVG, from the coding sequence ATGTCAAATGAACACACACAAGAAGTTTTAAATCAAACAGTTGCTGATTTATCAAAAGCATCAGCACTTGTTCATCAAATCCACTGGTATTTGCGTGGTCCGGGTTTTCTTTACCTACACCCAAAAATGGATGAATTGAAAGATCAATTGGATGAACATTTGGACGAATTTGCAGAACGTCTAATCACTATTGGTGGTTCTCCAGTTTCAACTTTAGCAGAATTTGATAAAAATTCTAAAATTGAAATGACTCCCGCCGTTTGGGGAAAATCTAATTCAGAACGTGTGAAAGAATTGATTGTTGCTTACAAATATTTGACTCAACTCTTCAAAGATGGCATTAAAATTGCTGGTGATGATGGTGATGATGTGACAGTTGACTTATATACGACTGCTCTTGGAGATATTGAAAAAACACTTTGGATGATTGAAGCTGAAGTAGGTTAA
- a CDS encoding ROK family glucokinase → MTASKIIGIDLGGTSIKFGILTLDGEVQDKWSIPTNILEDGKHIVPDIIESINHRLSLYNLDKSEFLGIGMGTPGSVNISESTVKAAFNLNWSDTQEVGKPISEGVGLPFILDNDANVAALGERWVGAGENNPDVVFITLGTGVGGGIIASGELVHGVAGAGGEIGHICVDPDGFECTCGNRGCLETVTSATGIVRLARKFAEEYEGDSTIKAAIDNGDEVTSKDIFFAAQEGDHFSLSVVDKFAYYLGFACANLGSTLNPASIVIGGGVSAAGEFLREKVEKYFTKYAFSTVRNSSKIKLAVLGNDAGIIGAASLALKFKGE, encoded by the coding sequence ATGACTGCAAGTAAAATTATCGGTATCGACCTTGGTGGAACTTCAATTAAATTTGGAATTTTGACACTCGATGGTGAGGTTCAAGATAAATGGTCTATCCCGACAAATATTTTAGAAGATGGAAAACATATCGTTCCTGATATTATTGAATCAATCAACCACCGTTTAAGCCTTTATAACTTGGACAAATCTGAATTTCTTGGAATTGGAATGGGAACACCGGGTTCAGTAAATATTTCTGAAAGTACTGTCAAAGCTGCTTTTAACTTGAACTGGTCAGATACTCAAGAAGTAGGTAAACCAATCTCTGAAGGTGTTGGTCTTCCTTTCATTTTGGATAACGATGCTAATGTTGCTGCTCTTGGTGAACGTTGGGTAGGGGCAGGTGAAAACAATCCTGATGTTGTTTTCATTACTCTTGGAACTGGTGTTGGTGGCGGAATTATCGCTTCAGGTGAGCTCGTTCATGGTGTTGCCGGAGCTGGTGGCGAAATTGGCCACATTTGTGTTGACCCTGATGGTTTTGAATGTACTTGTGGAAATCGCGGTTGCTTGGAAACAGTAACTTCTGCAACAGGTATCGTTCGTTTAGCTCGTAAATTCGCTGAAGAATACGAAGGTGATTCTACTATTAAAGCAGCTATTGACAATGGTGATGAAGTGACTTCTAAAGACATCTTCTTTGCAGCTCAAGAAGGAGATCACTTCAGCTTATCCGTTGTTGATAAATTTGCTTATTATCTCGGTTTTGCTTGTGCAAACCTTGGTTCTACTTTGAACCCTGCTTCAATCGTCATCGGTGGTGGTGTTTCTGCTGCTGGAGAATTCTTACGTGAAAAAGTTGAAAAATATTTCACTAAATATGCCTTTTCAACTGTTCGTAACTCAAGTAAAATCAAACTTGCTGTCCTTGGAAATGACGCTGGAATTATCGGTGCCGCAAGTCTTGCTCTTAAATTTAAAGGAGAATAA
- a CDS encoding prepilin peptidase, which yields MDILFIFVIGSIFGSFFGLIVDRIPLRKSIIFGRSHCDSCQQLLAYRDLIPIFSQISSGSHCRYCKSEIPYLYVFLEFSSALIFVLAWVNYLKPSQFLLIILSLILSAFDYRQHSFPFVIWFIFALSFILIFPLSPLFYFWLILAVLAEKFNLRVGSGDFLWFFTASFSLTFLNEMLLLQIACSLGIIYYLITKKRVEIAFIPFLTIAYLMLLFGHQILSP from the coding sequence ATGGACATTTTATTTATATTTGTAATTGGAAGTATTTTTGGCTCCTTTTTTGGCTTAATAGTTGACCGTATTCCACTAAGAAAATCAATTATTTTTGGACGCTCACATTGTGATTCTTGTCAGCAACTTTTAGCCTATCGTGATCTAATTCCTATTTTTTCTCAAATAAGCTCTGGCTCACATTGCCGTTATTGTAAAAGTGAAATTCCATATTTATATGTTTTTTTGGAGTTCTCATCAGCTTTAATTTTTGTTTTAGCTTGGGTAAATTATCTTAAACCTAGTCAATTTTTACTGATTATTCTTTCACTAATTTTATCTGCTTTTGATTATCGTCAGCACAGTTTTCCTTTTGTTATCTGGTTTATTTTTGCACTCAGTTTTATTTTAATATTTCCTCTTTCTCCCCTTTTCTATTTTTGGCTTATTTTAGCCGTCTTAGCTGAAAAATTCAATTTAAGAGTTGGCAGCGGTGATTTTTTATGGTTTTTTACCGCTTCATTTTCTCTAACTTTCTTAAACGAAATGCTGCTCCTTCAAATCGCTTGTTCACTTGGTATCATTTATTATCTAATCACAAAAAAACGAGTTGAAATTGCCTTCATCCCGTTTCTAACTATTGCATATCTAATGTTGCTTTTTGGGCACCAAATTCTGTCACCGTAA
- a CDS encoding prolyl-tRNA synthetase associated domain-containing protein codes for MRTFSEVKELLAELEIPYNIVEHPASHSTEESDNYIKDYEGCRSKTLILANKKSTQFYMIIMDDAKQVDMNRLGEIIGVKRLHFVSEERLEDMLGLNSGIVSLFGLVGKHYNNMHIYFDQQMLDDYQIQTFHPNDNTKTIFFAMDACFTIFKSQGYEYQIIDL; via the coding sequence ATGAGAACTTTTTCAGAAGTTAAGGAATTATTAGCTGAGCTTGAAATTCCTTATAATATAGTAGAACATCCAGCAAGTCATTCAACTGAGGAGTCGGATAACTACATTAAAGATTATGAAGGTTGTCGTTCCAAAACTTTAATCTTAGCCAATAAAAAGTCTACCCAGTTCTATATGATAATTATGGATGATGCTAAACAGGTTGATATGAATCGCTTGGGAGAAATTATTGGAGTGAAGAGACTTCACTTTGTCTCGGAAGAACGACTAGAAGATATGCTTGGATTAAACTCCGGAATTGTTTCTCTTTTTGGACTTGTTGGTAAACATTATAATAATATGCATATTTATTTTGACCAACAAATGCTAGATGACTATCAAATTCAAACTTTTCATCCTAATGATAATACCAAAACTATTTTCTTTGCGATGGATGCTTGTTTTACAATTTTTAAGTCGCAGGGTTATGAATATCAAATTATTGATTTATAA
- the dinB gene encoding DNA polymerase IV codes for MLTFPLINDTSRKIIHIDMDAFFASVVVRDNPSLKGKPVVIARNPLQTGGRGVVSTCSYEARAFGIHSAMSAKEAYDLCPQAIFISGNYEKYTKVSKQVREIFKRYTDDIEAASIDEAYLDVTENKIGAQSAIKIAKLIQHDIFVELGLTCSAGVSYNKFLAKIASDYEKPHGLTLIMPEEALEFLAKLPVEKFHGVGKATVPKLHALGFFNGGDLQKADPVDLAERFGVYGWELYQKANGIHNSKVKNYRERKSVGKERTYGKLLYLPDDIKAELSKISGKVSDSLKSHQLKGSIVILKLRYSDFTTLTKRKSLAEKLESPEEIAEVAQEIFEELEYDESLGVRLLGVTVTEFGAQKATLDMQ; via the coding sequence ATGTTAACTTTCCCACTCATCAATGACACTTCGCGAAAAATCATTCATATTGATATGGATGCCTTTTTTGCTTCTGTTGTAGTGCGTGATAATCCGAGTTTAAAAGGTAAGCCGGTTGTTATTGCCAGAAATCCATTACAGACAGGTGGACGTGGCGTGGTTTCAACTTGTTCTTATGAAGCGCGTGCTTTTGGAATACATTCGGCAATGAGTGCTAAAGAAGCTTATGATCTTTGCCCACAAGCTATTTTTATTTCAGGAAACTATGAAAAATACACAAAAGTAAGTAAACAAGTTCGTGAAATCTTTAAACGTTATACCGATGATATTGAAGCAGCTTCAATTGATGAGGCCTATTTAGATGTAACAGAAAATAAAATCGGTGCTCAATCAGCAATTAAAATTGCTAAGTTGATTCAGCATGATATATTTGTTGAGTTAGGTTTAACATGTTCTGCAGGAGTTTCTTATAATAAATTTTTAGCGAAAATTGCATCTGATTATGAAAAGCCCCATGGCTTAACCTTAATTATGCCAGAAGAAGCATTAGAATTTTTAGCAAAATTACCGGTGGAAAAATTTCATGGTGTTGGAAAAGCGACAGTTCCTAAATTGCACGCACTAGGTTTCTTTAATGGGGGAGATTTACAAAAAGCAGACCCAGTTGATTTAGCTGAAAGATTCGGAGTTTATGGTTGGGAGCTTTATCAAAAGGCCAATGGAATACATAACTCGAAAGTCAAAAATTATCGTGAGCGAAAGTCAGTTGGAAAAGAACGAACTTATGGTAAACTATTATATCTTCCGGATGATATTAAAGCAGAGTTGAGTAAAATTTCTGGCAAAGTTTCCGACTCATTAAAGAGTCATCAATTAAAAGGAAGTATTGTCATTTTAAAATTGAGATATTCTGATTTTACAACATTGACAAAAAGAAAATCTTTAGCAGAAAAGTTAGAAAGTCCCGAAGAAATTGCAGAAGTAGCACAAGAGATATTTGAAGAGCTTGAATATGATGAAAGTTTAGGAGTAAGGCTTTTAGGGGTTACGGTGACAGAATTTGGTGCCCAAAAAGCAACATTAGATATGCAATAG
- a CDS encoding YqgQ family protein — protein sequence MKTLYDVQEMLKKYGYINLFPDRLDAIAFMQIELGKMLESGIFQKSDHDYLTARLILAREERIEKKKSTTNKK from the coding sequence ATGAAAACTCTCTATGACGTGCAAGAAATGCTGAAAAAATATGGATACATCAATCTTTTTCCAGATCGTTTGGATGCGATTGCTTTTATGCAAATTGAATTAGGAAAAATGCTTGAATCAGGAATATTTCAAAAAAGCGACCATGACTATTTGACTGCTCGCTTGATTTTAGCACGTGAAGAGAGAATTGAAAAGAAAAAATCTACGACCAATAAAAAATGA
- a CDS encoding lactococcin 972 family bacteriocin, giving the protein MQTKKLLVSTLILATLGGTLLQVSPVFAINRSTYSQGSTNDKKYGMGAYAAYWNSYGNHWAEVTYGDKYGGRVVSVHANQQAYAWLNTRWAEPATFYHSNGWVGTRSW; this is encoded by the coding sequence ATGCAAACTAAAAAATTACTTGTTTCAACACTTATCCTTGCGACTCTCGGCGGAACGCTCCTTCAAGTAAGCCCTGTATTCGCTATTAATCGTTCAACTTATTCTCAAGGCTCAACAAATGACAAAAAGTATGGTATGGGAGCTTACGCTGCCTACTGGAACAGCTATGGGAACCATTGGGCTGAAGTAACTTACGGGGATAAATATGGAGGTAGAGTTGTCAGTGTTCATGCGAATCAACAGGCCTATGCATGGTTAAATACGCGTTGGGCAGAACCTGCAACTTTCTATCACAGCAATGGCTGGGTAGGCACTAGAAGTTGGTAA
- a CDS encoding rhodanese-like domain-containing protein, which yields MVIIIIDIILVLVIIGMFVYPRWNLRRNAKLVEEAEFARLMPTSQLIDIREAKDFRIKHILGARNLPAGQIDQSLNALSKHKPVLIYENGRPVGGAKVAKKLKKAGIPEVYILKSGLNSWNGKTKSGI from the coding sequence TTGGTTATTATTATCATTGATATCATTCTTGTTTTAGTAATTATCGGAATGTTTGTCTATCCTCGTTGGAATCTTCGTCGTAATGCTAAACTTGTTGAAGAAGCTGAGTTTGCTCGTTTAATGCCTACTTCTCAATTAATTGATATTCGTGAAGCAAAAGATTTTCGTATTAAACATATTCTTGGTGCACGTAATCTTCCTGCTGGACAAATTGACCAAAGTTTAAATGCCTTAAGTAAACATAAACCTGTACTCATTTATGAAAATGGTCGTCCTGTTGGCGGAGCAAAAGTTGCTAAAAAACTAAAAAAAGCTGGCATTCCTGAAGTTTATATCCTTAAAAGTGGTTTGAATTCTTGGAATGGTAAAACTAAATCTGGTATCTAA
- a CDS encoding bacteriocin-associated integral membrane family protein: MNNINQKSTQIPKNEQVVATLDNYAMSHQSFIVSTVVRPEGNGSFKPSYMTFGDGKLASNMRLFPKANRAENDLLGMGATYHIMTGHTSSEELSNYLSNKFHVIAVPVQRLTILGEYYNIYGNPQAVTLLISIFLAFVGLAIFVRISELRKSGIELLSGKTLLNTVFSDSIRDIKFISILTIIAMIGTSSYLLITGLSNLSLHIFALFSILFSSLIFVLLSCLVSAIIMLILSRSQLNSLIKGKLPTTVLMVLVVLMQFVVSIVLVTSLSGIHYNQIELKKQDADLDKWKQQKDYDTISGAPNLKVSSQEVEAWWNFYNIEVTKDDAIFVRHNLFDGPEESSDEQLIVTPSYLKAQHINVKEDFSNLKLGEYGLLIPKNQMKNRQKLIAQYDKLLTETTQNGKKETKMKAKYVEEVPNGEKRFIYNVAYEKMTTQQEISDPIIVVITPQSSGEETGISWAGDNDYFFVKGKEQTLNRLKELGLYDKVHYLVNAYGQYEAQTNLVKESLSMAIISAIITIIVISFFYILLHVLYFTHFRRTIVIKFISGMPNLRIHCRFIFVELGLLLILLPTLTIISNEFLYSLFVVSALWFISLIILLVQMKNFENGQINSLKGE; this comes from the coding sequence ATGAATAACATCAATCAAAAGTCAACGCAGATTCCGAAGAATGAGCAGGTTGTTGCGACGTTAGATAACTATGCAATGAGTCATCAGTCATTCATTGTTTCTACAGTTGTTAGACCTGAGGGAAACGGGAGTTTTAAGCCGAGCTATATGACTTTTGGAGATGGGAAGCTTGCGAGTAATATGCGTTTATTTCCTAAAGCTAATCGAGCTGAAAATGATTTACTGGGAATGGGAGCGACCTACCATATCATGACAGGTCATACGAGTTCTGAGGAACTGAGCAATTACTTGAGCAATAAATTTCACGTGATAGCTGTACCTGTTCAGCGATTGACAATCTTAGGAGAGTACTATAATATCTATGGTAATCCACAGGCTGTAACCTTATTGATAAGTATCTTTCTGGCTTTTGTCGGTTTAGCTATTTTTGTAAGAATCTCAGAGTTACGAAAATCAGGAATAGAGCTTTTGTCTGGAAAGACCTTGTTGAATACTGTATTTTCAGATAGTATTCGTGATATAAAGTTTATCTCAATTTTGACGATTATTGCTATGATAGGGACTTCTAGTTACTTGCTCATAACTGGTCTAAGCAACCTGTCGCTTCACATTTTTGCTTTATTTTCTATCCTCTTTTCTTCTTTGATATTTGTGCTACTGTCATGCTTAGTAAGTGCAATAATCATGCTTATCCTCTCTCGGAGTCAACTCAATTCACTTATTAAAGGAAAATTGCCGACAACAGTTTTGATGGTTCTTGTGGTTTTGATGCAATTTGTTGTGAGTATTGTCCTTGTCACAAGCCTATCAGGAATTCACTATAATCAAATCGAATTAAAAAAACAGGACGCTGATTTAGACAAATGGAAGCAACAAAAAGATTATGACACGATTTCTGGTGCACCAAATCTTAAGGTTAGCTCTCAGGAAGTAGAAGCATGGTGGAACTTTTATAATATTGAAGTAACGAAAGATGATGCGATATTCGTTAGACATAATTTGTTTGATGGACCAGAAGAAAGTAGCGACGAACAACTCATTGTCACACCAAGTTATCTGAAAGCACAACATATAAATGTTAAAGAAGACTTTTCTAATCTCAAACTTGGAGAATATGGACTCCTGATACCAAAAAATCAAATGAAAAATCGTCAAAAATTGATTGCTCAGTACGACAAACTATTGACGGAAACAACACAAAATGGCAAAAAAGAGACCAAGATGAAGGCGAAATACGTTGAAGAAGTACCAAATGGCGAAAAACGTTTTATTTACAATGTGGCTTATGAGAAAATGACAACGCAACAAGAAATCTCTGACCCAATTATTGTTGTGATAACACCGCAATCATCAGGAGAAGAAACGGGCATATCATGGGCAGGGGATAATGATTACTTTTTTGTGAAAGGTAAAGAACAAACGCTTAATAGGCTGAAAGAGTTGGGACTATACGATAAGGTTCATTATTTAGTTAATGCCTATGGACAGTATGAAGCACAGACAAATCTTGTAAAAGAGAGTTTAAGTATGGCAATCATATCAGCCATTATAACGATTATTGTCATTAGCTTTTTCTATATTTTACTCCATGTCCTTTACTTTACTCATTTCAGAAGAACAATCGTAATAAAATTTATTTCTGGAATGCCCAACTTGAGAATTCATTGTCGGTTCATTTTTGTAGAGTTGGGATTACTTTTGATTTTATTACCAACATTGACAATAATCAGCAATGAGTTTTTATATTCTCTTTTTGTTGTAAGTGCTTTGTGGTTTATTTCGCTCATTATCCTACTTGTTCAAATGAAGAATTTTGAAAATGGACAAATAAATAGTTTGAAAGGAGAATAG